Proteins from a genomic interval of Hippocampus zosterae strain Florida chromosome 14, ASM2543408v3, whole genome shotgun sequence:
- the nkx2.9 gene encoding NK2 transcription factor related, locus 9: protein MAAPTKFSFSVRSILDLPERHPKTVPGSSSPFSVARQPLDPLTSISSSSSSSSSSSSWMLDSDPSSCMSWDEGSSLEASPDSTEPDSPSPDAEPRRAPAEEAKKQKSKKRRVLFSKAQTVALERRFRQQRYLSGPEREQVARLLSLTPTQVKIWFQNHRYKTKRGRGPADDPQEMRPPAPPAPPPPLLRRLLVPLLLGDGKPFRAASCVLDCSGASPQPRTLRWAPGAYPGLQPPAAAALPPRHQHLESPAASRLAWADLWGDSVHFASFK from the exons ATGGCAGCGCCCACTAAGTTCAGCTTCTCCGTCCGGAGCATCTTGGACCTGCCCGAGCGCCACCCGAAGACTGTGCCCGGGTCCTCGTCCCCTTTCTCGGTCGCGCGGCAGCCCTTGGACCCCCTCACCTCCATctcgtcgtcttcctcctcctcctcttcctcctcctcttggatGCTCGACTCGGACCCAAGCTCCTGCATGT CCTGGGACGAGGGCAGTAGCCTGGAGGCGTCGCCGGACTCCACCGAGCCGGACTCGCCGTCGCCGGACGCCGAGCCTCGGCGCGCCCCGGCGGAAGAAGCCAAGAAGCAGAAGAGCAAGAAGCGTCGCGTGTTGTTCTCCAAGGCGCAGACGGTGGCGCTGGAGCGCCGCTTCCGCCAGCAGCGCTACCTGTCGGGCCCCGAGCGAGAGCAGGTGGCCCGCCTGCTCAGCCTGACGCCCACCCAGGTGAagatctggttccagaaccACCGCTACAAGAccaagagggggcgggggccggcGGACGACCCGCAGGAGATGcggccgccggcgccgccggcgcccccgccgccgctgctACGCAGGCTGCTGGTGCCGCTGCTGCTCGGCGACGGGAAACCCTTCCGCGCCGCCTCGTGCGTGCTGGACTGCTCTGGGGCCTCCCCGCAGCCGAGGACTCTCCGCTGGGCCCCGGGCGCCTACCCGGGCCTCCAGCCGCCCGCAGCCGCGGCTCTGCCTCCGCGCCATCAGCACTTGGAAAGCCCCGCGGCCTCCAGGCTGGCCTGGGCGGACTTGTGGGGCGACTCGGTCCACTTTGCTTCGTTCAAGTGA